The sequence below is a genomic window from Verrucomicrobiota bacterium.
CTGAGACCCTGGCTCAGATCGAGGCCAATAACCAGATCCTAGTCCGCTACTGCGATGCCTCGGGGAATGTGACCCCCGAAGCCAATCCCAACGGCTCACTTGGCAACATCGCCGGCATCTGCAGCCATGGCCGGAATGTCTTCGGCCTCATGCCCCACCCGGAGCGCGTCTGCGATCCGATACTGGGTGGCATTGATGGGCGCGGTATCTTCCAGTCGATGATCGAGGCGGTTCAAAAGACGAAGGCAAAATGAAGAATGAAGAATGAAGAATGAAAAAGAGAGTGATGTCTCCACTTCACCCCTCTTCGCATTCTGCCCTTTTAACCTTCTAACTTTTTAACCTGTCACTTTCCCACTTCCCCCCTTCTGCAGTTCCTCTTTCCTAACAGCCTTTCACCAATGTCCAATCCCGCTATCACGCCAGAACTTATCGCCAAGCACGGACTCTCCCCCGAAGAGTACGAAAAAGTTCTTTCCATCCTTGGCCGCGAGCCGAGCTTCGAGGAGCTCGGCGTCTTCTCGGTCATGTGGAGCGAACACTGCTCCTACAAGAACTCCCGCCCCGAGCTCCGGAAGTTCCCCACCACAGGACCCAGCGTCCTGGTCAAGGCGGGCGAGGAAAATGCAGGTGTCATCGATATCGGGGATGGATGGGCGGTCGCTTTCAAGATCGAGAGTCATAACCACCCGAGCGCCGTCGAGCCATTCCAGGGTGCGGCCACCGGAGTCGGTGGTATCATCCGCGATATCTTCACCATGGGAGCGCGTCCCGTTTTCCTCATGGATTCACTCCGCTTCGGCCCCATCGAGGGGGACTCGGAGCAGGCCAAGACCAATAGACGCCTCTTTGCGGGAGTGGTCGCTGGCATCGCCCACTATGGCAACTGCATCGGTCTGCCGACCATCGCCGGTGAGGTTTATTTCGATGAGAGCTATAGCGGTAACCCGCTGGTGAATGCCTTCTGCCTCGGCATCCTGCGTCACGAGCAGATAGCTCGAGGAGCAGCCGAGGGCGTGGGAAATCCTGTCTTCTATGTCGGCGCTGAGACCGGCCGTGATGGTCTGGCTGGCGCCGCCTTCGCCTCCCGCGAACTGACCGAGGAATCAAAGGCTGATCGTCCCGCCGTCCAGGTCGGCGATCCCTTCCGTGAGAAGCTTTTGCTTGAGGCTTGCCTCGAGCTCCTTGCTACCGATTGCGTCGCCGGCATCCAGGACATGGGTGCGGCGGGACTCACCTGCTCCACCTGCGAGACCGCCAGCCGCGGAGGTACTGGTGTGGAGATCGATATCCAGCTGGTGCCTCAGCGCGCCAAGGGGCAGACCCCCTATGAGGTTCTCCTAAGCGAATCTCAGGAGCGCATGCTCGTTATCGTCAAAAAGGGCCAGGAGGCCATTGTGAAACAGATTTTCGAGAAGTGGGATCTGCCCTATGCCGAGATCGGCAAGGTCACCGACGACGGCATGATGCGCGTCCGCAACGGGAACGATGTCGTGGTGAACGTCCCTGCCCGGGCGCTTGCCGATGACGGCCCGCTCTATTCCCGAGAGGCCGCTCCGTTCACCCCACCTGCCCAGCTTGATTTGGCCACGGTGCCCCAAGCTGATCCCGAGACTGCTCTGCCGAAGCTTCTCGCTCATCCCAGCATCGCCAGCAAGCGCTGGGT
It includes:
- the purL gene encoding phosphoribosylformylglycinamidine synthase subunit PurL, which translates into the protein MSNPAITPELIAKHGLSPEEYEKVLSILGREPSFEELGVFSVMWSEHCSYKNSRPELRKFPTTGPSVLVKAGEENAGVIDIGDGWAVAFKIESHNHPSAVEPFQGAATGVGGIIRDIFTMGARPVFLMDSLRFGPIEGDSEQAKTNRRLFAGVVAGIAHYGNCIGLPTIAGEVYFDESYSGNPLVNAFCLGILRHEQIARGAAEGVGNPVFYVGAETGRDGLAGAAFASRELTEESKADRPAVQVGDPFREKLLLEACLELLATDCVAGIQDMGAAGLTCSTCETASRGGTGVEIDIQLVPQRAKGQTPYEVLLSESQERMLVIVKKGQEAIVKQIFEKWDLPYAEIGKVTDDGMMRVRNGNDVVVNVPARALADDGPLYSREAAPFTPPAQLDLATVPQADPETALPKLLAHPSIASKRWVWLQYDHMVRTGTAVLPGSDAAVFIVREANKILAAATDCNAIYCKLDPGVGARIAVAECARNLACSGAVPIGVTDNLNFGNPHKPENFYQLRAAVEGISEGCRAFGVPVTGGNVSLYNESPAGAIDPTPTISMVGTIADAANITTQAFKEAGDQIFLIGETGSELGASHYLLAIHGRKEGAPPAMDFAKEIAIHNALLGVIRKGLVQSAHDCSEGGLAVTIAESCFGNSLGASIDFGATDQRPDVVLFNETQGRIVISVKSADVAAIEKELSATGVPFRKIGEVTAKAELSIKTGANSYSWSVSSLNETFEVAIPKLMEG